A segment of the Microbacterium luteolum genome:
CCGAGGTCGACGGGGCGCGGACCCGAGTCCACGACGCCGAGCAGCTGCAGCGGCTCGCCGGCCGCGATCATCGCCTCGACCACGTCGAGGGTCTCCCTGCCGAAGCCGCCGGCTCCGACGATGACGATCCGCTCAGCCATGTGCCTCACCGAACTTCGTCATGGTGACATGTCCCTCTGCCGAGATGCCGTCGCGCTTCACGACCGAGCCGATGGTCCGGGCGACGATCCGGAGGTCGAGGCCGACGCTGCGTCGGTCGACGTAGCGGACGTCCTGGGCGAACTTGCTCTCCCAGGAGATCGCGTTGCGACCGGTCACCTGGGCGAGCCCCGTGATGCCGGGGCGCACCTCGTGCCGGCGCGCCTGCTCGGGCGAATAGCGCTCCAGGTACTCGACCAGCAGCGGCCGCGGCCCGACGACGCTCATGTCGCCGCGCAGCACGTTCCACAGACTGGGCAGCTCATCCAGGCTCGTCGACCGCAGACGCACGCCGAACGGGGTGAGCCGGTCGGCATCCGTCACCCATCCACGAGCCTCGTCGACCGAGCGCATGGACCGGAACTTGTACAGCGTGAAGATCCGGCCGTCCTTGCCCGGACGCTCCTGCGCGAACACGACCGGGCGTCCGAGTCTCACCGCGACGAGCACGGCGGTCGCCACGATGATCGGCGAGAGCACGACGAGCGCCACCGCCGCGGCGACGATGTCGAGGCCGCGCTTGACGACGTCGTAGGGACGGAACCGTGCGCTCATCGCGTCAGGAAGCCGCGGATCGCCGTCAGCACGCGCTCGCGCTGCGGCGGCGTCAGGGCGGAACCGCTCGGCAGGGTGAGGCCGCGCGCGAACAGGGACTCCGAAGCACCGCTGGTCTTGCGCCGGGCATCGGCGAACACCGGCTGCGCATGCATGGGCTTCCAGAGCGGACGGCTCTCGATGTCATCGGCGGCGAGGGCCGCGGCGAGCTCCGAGGGCTCCCAGCCGGTCTTCTCCGGATCGATCACGATCGACGTCAGCCAGACGTTGTCGGCCTCGTCGCCCTCGGCCCCGAAGACCTCGACGCCGTCGACCTCCGCGAACAGCTGCTTGTACAGCTCGCGCATCTCACGACGACGCGCGATCATCGCATCGAGGCGGGCGAGCTGCGCGCGCCCGAGAGCCGCGAGCAGGTTGCTCATCCGGTAGTTGTAGCCGATGTCGGTGTGCTCGTAGTGCACGACCGGCTGCCGCGCCTGCGTGGCCAGATACCGCACGTGCTGCGCGAAGCCCGCGTCGTCGGTCAGCAGCATCCCGCCGCCCGACGTGGTCATGATCTTGTTGCCGTTGAACGACACGACGGATGCTCGGCCGAAGCTGCCGGCCGCGCGCCCC
Coding sequences within it:
- a CDS encoding sugar transferase, yielding MSARFRPYDVVKRGLDIVAAAVALVVLSPIIVATAVLVAVRLGRPVVFAQERPGKDGRIFTLYKFRSMRSVDEARGWVTDADRLTPFGVRLRSTSLDELPSLWNVLRGDMSVVGPRPLLVEYLERYSPEQARRHEVRPGITGLAQVTGRNAISWESKFAQDVRYVDRRSVGLDLRIVARTIGSVVKRDGISAEGHVTMTKFGEAHG
- a CDS encoding DegT/DnrJ/EryC1/StrS family aminotransferase, with the protein product MSERIYMSSPDVGEAEEQAVVAAMRSGWIAPLGPDVDAFERELADRVGVAHAVALSSGTAALHLGLLTLGVKPGDVVLTSSMTFAATANAIVYTGAEPYFIDADPVTGNMDTALLRESLVELRDAGERVSAIVPVDLLGKAVDYTAILAIADEFGVPVLSDAAESLGATHQGRAAGSFGRASVVSFNGNKIMTTSGGGMLLTDDAGFAQHVRYLATQARQPVVHYEHTDIGYNYRMSNLLAALGRAQLARLDAMIARRREMRELYKQLFAEVDGVEVFGAEGDEADNVWLTSIVIDPEKTGWEPSELAAALAADDIESRPLWKPMHAQPVFADARRKTSGASESLFARGLTLPSGSALTPPQRERVLTAIRGFLTR